Proteins found in one Heptranchias perlo isolate sHepPer1 chromosome 23, sHepPer1.hap1, whole genome shotgun sequence genomic segment:
- the LOC137341336 gene encoding E3 ubiquitin/ISG15 ligase TRIM25-like: protein MAALDVLLSENSLVCGMCLEVFKDPVTIPCGHSFCLGCIQGSWDQDTDAGAHSCPQCRQGFTPRPRLLRTLVLCRLVERFASSRGRVADGPVAGPGEVACDFCTDTKLQAAQSCLVCLASYCGFHLKPHLENAAFQHHSLTGPVNNLNQRATLGTPFPPFSRDLYIGFLRTRSIGKPLDLFCRTNQAFICSVCTTKEHRDHETVTVEEEGADRQSSSLKVRSEITGTFVEMTEAVGEAEREVIGLIESAGRTALSQADGIRSRLEQKCGELREKEQRLKTLSKSSDHVTLVQESFSLNAPLQVRDIPPFRLEVDAKLLYTNKVTAKLFAQIQSICK from the exons ATGGCGGCTCTTGATGTGCTTCTCTCAGAGAACAGCCTGGTCTGTGGGATGTGTTTGGAAGTGTTCAAGGATCCCGTCACAATCCCGTGCGGACACAGTTTCTGTCTGGGATGCATTCAGGGCTCCTGGGATCAGGACACGGATGCCGGAGCCCACAGCTGCCCTCAGTGTCGACAGGGATTCACTCCGAGACCTCGGCTTCTCAGGACCCTCGTCCTGTGTAGACTCGTCGAACGCTTTGCCTCATCCAGGGGGAGGGTTGCTGACGGCCCTGTTGCTGGCCCAGGCGAAGTGGCCTGTGATTTCTGTACTGACACCAAGCTACAGGCAGCACAGTCCTGCCTGGTGTGTCTGGCTTCTTACTGTGGATTCCATCTGAAGCCTCACCTGGAGAATGCAGCATTCCAGCACCACAGCCTGACCGGGCCAGTCAACAACCTGAACCAGAG ggccacgttgggcacgcctttcccccctttctccagagatttgtacatcgggttcctgcggacacggtccattggGAAACCTCTCGACTTGTTCTGCAGAACAAACCAGGCCTTTATCTGCTCGGTGTGTACGACCAAGGAACACAGGGACCATGAGACAGTcacggtggaggaggagggggcagacAGACAG AGCTCTTCACTCAAAGTACGATCTGAAATCACCGGCACATTTGTTGAAATGACTGAAGCTGTTGGGGAAGCTGAGAGAGAAGTGATTGGATTGATAGAGAGTGCGGGGCGAACAGCACTGAGCCAGGCCGACGGCATCCGGAGCCGACTGGAACAGAAATGTGGTgaactgagagagaaagagcagcgACTGAAAACCCTGTCAAAGAGCAGTGATCATGTGACGTTGGTGCAG GAATCTTTTTCTTTGAATGCACCGTTGCAGGTTCGCGATATCCCGCCCTTCCGGTTGGAAGTTGATGCCAAGCTCCTATACACCAATAAAGTTACAGCAAAACTGTTCGCACAAATACAGAGCATCTGCAAGTAA